A stretch of the Sphingosinithalassobacter tenebrarum genome encodes the following:
- a CDS encoding TolC family outer membrane protein: protein MRIASFLMSVSLLAVAMPAAAQDAPSAQGDRVAATTTLQDAMVQAYNTNPQLSGARAELRATDEGVPLARAGGLPSVRTSSGYSENLYDSGATGVSPTRTGSVGVDASLPIYSGGSVQNSVRAAESRVESGRASLRGTESDLFVSVVTVYLDVIRYEAIVRLNQQNVEALRVNLQATRDRFEVGDLTRTDVAQSEARLALAESQLRGAEAQLIASRESYIRVVGSPPGTLASPPPLPDLPDSPDVAVRIALDENPDLAAARKAREASGYDTDVARASRLPQVSVNVGTDYYNYLGSLGNQASLLGYENDGLSASAGVSVSFPLFQGGRPAAQIRQAQAREAQSIEQVTLTERAIIAQVRSAYANYRSALRVIEASRVAVEANQLSLEGVRAENSVGTRTILDILNAEQELLNSQVNYVTAQRDAYVAGFTLLAAMGRAEAKDLGLGGGTLYDPRSNYNRVRGGWSDWSTGDAPEPVATSTAQTPSQTPDVSNTLDPMLRRPVDTTYPDSSGE, encoded by the coding sequence ATGCGCATTGCCTCTTTCCTGATGAGCGTCAGCTTGCTCGCGGTCGCTATGCCCGCCGCGGCGCAGGACGCGCCGTCGGCACAGGGCGATCGGGTTGCGGCGACCACCACGCTGCAGGATGCGATGGTTCAGGCCTACAATACCAATCCCCAGCTTTCCGGCGCCCGCGCCGAATTGCGTGCGACGGACGAAGGCGTTCCGCTGGCGCGTGCGGGGGGCCTGCCCTCGGTGCGCACGAGCAGCGGTTACAGTGAAAACCTCTATGACAGTGGCGCGACCGGAGTCAGCCCGACCCGCACGGGATCGGTGGGCGTCGATGCCTCGCTGCCCATCTATTCGGGCGGTTCGGTCCAAAATTCGGTGCGCGCCGCCGAAAGCCGTGTTGAATCCGGTCGCGCCAGCCTGCGCGGGACCGAATCCGATCTCTTCGTTTCAGTGGTCACGGTCTATCTCGACGTCATTCGCTACGAAGCAATCGTTCGCCTGAACCAGCAGAATGTGGAGGCGCTCCGCGTCAATCTGCAGGCGACACGCGACCGGTTCGAGGTCGGCGACCTGACGCGTACCGACGTGGCCCAGTCCGAAGCGCGGCTGGCGCTGGCGGAGAGCCAGCTGCGCGGTGCCGAGGCCCAGCTGATCGCAAGCCGCGAATCCTATATTCGCGTGGTCGGATCGCCGCCGGGAACGCTGGCGTCGCCGCCGCCGCTGCCCGATCTGCCCGACAGCCCCGATGTCGCGGTGCGCATCGCGCTCGACGAAAATCCCGATCTCGCCGCCGCGCGCAAGGCGCGCGAAGCGAGCGGCTACGACACCGATGTGGCGCGCGCCTCGCGGCTGCCGCAGGTCAGCGTCAATGTCGGCACCGATTACTATAATTATCTGGGATCGCTTGGAAATCAGGCGTCGCTGCTCGGATATGAGAATGACGGCCTTTCCGCCTCGGCGGGAGTGAGTGTTTCCTTCCCGCTCTTCCAGGGCGGGCGCCCCGCCGCGCAGATCCGCCAAGCGCAGGCGCGCGAGGCACAGTCGATCGAGCAAGTGACGCTGACCGAGCGCGCGATCATCGCGCAGGTCCGTTCGGCCTATGCCAATTACCGCTCGGCGCTTCGCGTGATCGAAGCGTCGCGGGTCGCGGTCGAGGCGAATCAGCTTTCGCTCGAAGGCGTCCGCGCCGAAAACAGCGTCGGCACGCGCACGATTCTCGATATCCTCAACGCTGAGCAGGAACTGCTCAACTCGCAGGTAAATTACGTGACGGCGCAGCGCGACGCCTATGTCGCCGGGTTCACGCTGCTCGCGGCGATGGGCCGGGCGGAAGCGAAGGATCTCGGCCTCGGCGGCGGCACGCTGTACGATCCGAGGTCAAACTATAATCGCGTACGCGGCGGCTGGTCCGACTGGAGCACCGGCGACGCGCCCGAACCGGTTGCCACATCGACCGCGCAAACGCCGTCGCAGACGCCCGATGTCAGCAATACGCTCGACCCGATGCTGCGACGCCCCGTTGACACGACCTACCCTGATAGCTCAGGGGAATAG
- a CDS encoding protein-L-isoaspartate O-methyltransferase family protein: protein MMTLSVDSPVDGADRFAAMRHAMVASQLRTNAVNDPRVVEAMSRVPREAYVPETVRSIAYRDTQLPLAGGRTQNLPMATGRLLTEAHVRHDDHVLLIGAAGGYTAAVLALLAGSVVALEEEPALVALARAALAEEKTVELVEGPLAAGWAAAAPYDLLVIDGAVEHVPDTILEQLKPGARVVTGIVDRGVTRLASGRRSAGGFGLADFADCDCAVLPGFARPVSFRF, encoded by the coding sequence ATGATGACTCTTTCGGTGGATTCCCCTGTGGACGGCGCGGATCGCTTTGCCGCGATGCGCCATGCGATGGTGGCGAGCCAGCTTCGCACCAATGCAGTGAACGATCCTCGCGTGGTCGAGGCGATGTCGCGGGTGCCGCGCGAAGCCTATGTTCCCGAAACGGTACGATCGATTGCCTATCGCGATACGCAACTGCCGTTGGCGGGCGGCCGTACACAGAATTTGCCGATGGCGACCGGCCGGCTGCTGACCGAGGCGCATGTCCGCCATGATGATCATGTGCTGCTGATCGGGGCCGCGGGCGGCTATACCGCCGCGGTGCTCGCGCTGCTCGCCGGATCGGTGGTCGCGCTGGAGGAAGAGCCCGCGCTCGTCGCACTGGCGCGCGCCGCGCTCGCGGAGGAAAAGACGGTCGAGCTGGTCGAAGGGCCGCTGGCGGCGGGCTGGGCCGCCGCGGCTCCCTATGATCTGCTGGTGATCGACGGCGCCGTCGAACATGTGCCCGACACGATTCTCGAACAGTTGAAGCCGGGTGCGCGTGTCGTGACCGGTATCGTCGATCGCGGAGTCACGCGGCTCGCCTCGGGCCGCCGCTCGGCGGGCGGTTTCGGCCTGGCGGATTTCGCGGACTGTGATTGTGCGGTTCTTCCCGGCTTCGCCCGACCGGTTTCGTTCCGGTTCTGA
- a CDS encoding group II truncated hemoglobin: MTEAAVSATTPYETIGGEPTIRAFCARFYALMDELPEARACRAVHPPSTARAEEKLYEYLTGWLGGPPLYTDKYGHPRLRMRHFPAAIGAEEVTGWLACFHKAWGEIVPPSPVSDEIVERVESLAWHMRNDEMHRGAPCGDGTA, translated from the coding sequence ATGACCGAAGCCGCCGTTTCCGCGACCACGCCCTATGAGACAATCGGAGGCGAGCCGACGATCCGCGCGTTTTGTGCCCGCTTCTATGCGCTGATGGACGAATTGCCCGAAGCAAGGGCATGCCGCGCTGTGCATCCGCCTTCGACCGCGCGCGCCGAGGAGAAGCTCTACGAATATCTCACCGGCTGGCTGGGCGGGCCGCCGCTCTACACCGACAAATACGGCCACCCCCGGCTTCGGATGCGGCACTTCCCGGCAGCGATCGGTGCCGAGGAAGTGACCGGCTGGCTGGCCTGTTTCCATAAGGCATGGGGCGAGATCGTTCCACCCTCTCCGGTGTCCGACGAGATCGTCGAACGCGTAGAATCGCTCGCCTGGCATATGCGCAACGACGAAATGCACCGCGGCGCCCCTTGCGGCGACGGCACTGCCTGA
- a CDS encoding DUF2497 domain-containing protein, translating into MGDISTEPSMEEILSSIKRIISEEGSAPSAPRSRRAARPTPSREEGEDGARDLEEVLELRDAVETAREDEPVLREDSEAAAPKAQRPAPRAENPEAAPSEAEQVEALRNAESIISDRAAEASRGKLEALSRMVVKPQVPGSDTLEGMVREMLRPMLSDWLDDNLPRIVEELVSKEITRITGRNG; encoded by the coding sequence ATGGGGGATATCAGTACCGAGCCGTCGATGGAGGAGATTCTCTCGTCCATCAAACGGATCATTTCCGAAGAAGGCAGTGCGCCTTCGGCACCGCGCAGCCGCCGCGCCGCGCGCCCGACGCCTTCGCGCGAGGAAGGTGAAGACGGGGCCCGCGATCTCGAGGAGGTTCTCGAATTGCGTGATGCCGTCGAAACAGCGCGGGAAGACGAGCCGGTGCTGCGCGAAGACAGCGAAGCGGCTGCGCCGAAGGCGCAAAGGCCGGCCCCTCGCGCCGAAAACCCAGAAGCCGCGCCGAGCGAGGCGGAACAGGTGGAAGCGTTGCGCAACGCCGAGAGCATCATTTCCGATCGCGCCGCAGAGGCGAGCCGCGGCAAGCTCGAGGCGCTGTCGCGGATGGTGGTGAAGCCGCAGGTGCCCGGTTCGGACACGCTTGAAGGCATGGTGCGCGAAATGCTGCGCCCGATGCTCAGCGACTGGCTCGACGACAATCTGCCGCGCATCGTCGAGGAACTGGTTTCCAAGGAAATCACTCGGATCACCGGCCGCAACGGCTGA
- a CDS encoding GAF domain-containing protein — translation MRGGGLPVNTVIDSGVPRIPSEIIALRCGAICVPVKDRPVDRRRVPGFFGFLESGVPELISARSSEQQRLRAMRRYRVAGTDNIAEFDSLVRLAIVALSAPAAAISIVDDERVTIKAAAGAIALSSLPAEYALCNLAIRQNRPWIVEDALSDERTRNNPYVVGPPRLRFYAGAPLRTSDGYNIGMFAIVGSKPRTLAPVELKLLAHMAEVAMDVLEMRLMVLSQAQDISALAERQSVWKRGA, via the coding sequence ATGCGCGGCGGCGGGCTTCCTGTCAACACCGTGATTGATTCGGGGGTTCCACGGATACCATCCGAAATTATTGCGTTACGGTGCGGTGCGATATGCGTCCCGGTGAAAGACCGTCCGGTCGACCGGCGCCGGGTGCCCGGTTTTTTTGGCTTCTTGGAGAGCGGAGTGCCTGAACTGATCAGCGCGCGCAGTAGCGAACAGCAGCGATTACGGGCGATGCGACGCTATCGAGTCGCGGGCACCGACAACATTGCGGAATTCGACAGCCTGGTGCGGCTCGCCATCGTCGCACTCTCTGCCCCGGCCGCAGCGATCAGCATTGTCGATGACGAACGCGTGACGATCAAGGCGGCGGCAGGGGCCATCGCCCTGTCCTCGCTGCCGGCAGAGTATGCGCTCTGCAACCTCGCAATCCGTCAGAACCGGCCCTGGATCGTCGAGGACGCGCTCAGCGACGAACGGACCAGAAATAATCCCTATGTCGTGGGGCCGCCGCGTCTGCGCTTTTATGCCGGTGCGCCGCTGCGCACATCGGACGGATATAATATCGGCATGTTCGCCATAGTGGGGTCGAAACCGCGAACGCTTGCGCCGGTAGAGCTGAAACTGCTCGCACATATGGCGGAAGTGGCGATGGACGTTCTCGAAATGCGCTTGATGGTGCTCAGCCAGGCGCAGGATATTTCCGCGCTCGCGGAAAGACAGTCCGTCTGGAAACGGGGCGCCTGA
- a CDS encoding HD-GYP domain-containing protein, producing MYKRIPARCVAVGMYVHSFEGNWLEHPFWRSRLMVSDEATARRIREAGLSAVVIDEGRGATASCGSCACADVRSRAPSRTHDAVAPAAAPSRLSSDEARREASALLMRTKGLVHRLYDDAGSGIAPNPAMIEPLVRDVAECVERSRDILFHFGMMKRRDEYMHLHAVSVCGYMVGFARDLGMEKDMVLRLGMAGLLHDVGKARVDGAILQKRGPLTAQELRAMRQHPETGHGMLLESGNLPEEVYQVCLQHHERIDGRGYPHGHKGTHLSKAVRMSAICDVYDALTSQRPHKDACLPGRALRELEEMKGQLDAGLVESFSRSIRLPH from the coding sequence ATGTATAAACGCATTCCCGCGCGATGCGTGGCCGTGGGTATGTATGTCCACAGCTTCGAGGGCAACTGGCTGGAACACCCTTTCTGGCGCTCGCGACTGATGGTTTCCGACGAAGCCACCGCCCGGCGGATTCGCGAGGCCGGTCTTTCGGCGGTCGTGATCGATGAAGGCCGCGGCGCCACCGCATCATGCGGGTCATGCGCCTGCGCCGATGTGCGCTCCCGCGCGCCCTCCCGGACGCATGACGCCGTCGCGCCCGCGGCCGCGCCCTCCAGACTGAGCTCGGACGAAGCGCGCAGGGAAGCAAGCGCGCTGCTGATGCGTACCAAGGGACTGGTTCACAGGCTCTATGACGACGCCGGCAGCGGGATCGCCCCCAATCCGGCCATGATCGAACCGCTCGTGCGCGATGTGGCCGAATGCGTCGAACGCAGTCGGGATATCCTGTTCCACTTCGGCATGATGAAGCGGCGCGACGAATATATGCATCTCCATGCCGTGTCGGTCTGCGGCTATATGGTCGGTTTCGCGCGCGATCTCGGGATGGAAAAGGATATGGTGCTGCGGCTCGGCATGGCCGGCCTGCTCCACGACGTCGGCAAGGCGCGAGTCGATGGCGCGATCCTCCAGAAGCGCGGACCACTGACCGCCCAGGAATTGCGTGCGATGCGTCAACACCCCGAGACAGGGCACGGCATGCTGCTCGAATCCGGGAACCTGCCCGAGGAAGTCTATCAGGTCTGCCTGCAGCATCACGAGCGGATCGACGGACGCGGCTATCCGCACGGACACAAGGGCACGCATCTGAGCAAGGCCGTGCGGATGAGCGCAATCTGCGACGTCTATGACGCGCTGACTTCGCAGCGTCCGCACAAGGACGCCTGCCTTCCAGGCCGGGCGCTGCGCGAGCTGGAGGAAATGAAAGGCCAGCTGGACGCGGGGCTGGTCGAATCCTTTTCGCGGAGCATCCGGCTGCCGCACTGA
- a CDS encoding choice-of-anchor A family protein, with amino-acid sequence MSRSKLLLAASLGAAALAMPQTASAQVVTGLDALRNWNLMVLGDLTSSSEVEGRTYVTGNLNGNSSNYQIRTPSDATVSGLPGLTVVGDVTGGAKNLNNGSGAVIGGNVDSGFNLNGAPQTVKVGGTISNTNVNSNTVNSGLAASDPAFMSDLQLQASVLDSSLHDLSHDLAGLDANSTATFSGNRGTFDATPGADGVAVFSIDAADLDSIGEIQFNTNGADTVVVNVAGADINLNDNFLGGTSGLGENVIWNFSEAETLDLSTAWGGSVLAPDADAHTRNYVEGSAVFGNLVQDGEFHLGTYAGGYNPPSNPGGGGDPTPVPEPGTMLLFLIGAGGLFYVARRQRKTAAA; translated from the coding sequence ATGAGTCGTTCCAAACTATTGCTCGCCGCCTCGCTGGGTGCCGCAGCACTTGCCATGCCGCAAACGGCAAGTGCGCAGGTGGTCACCGGGCTCGATGCGCTGCGCAACTGGAATCTGATGGTGCTGGGCGACCTGACCTCCTCGTCGGAAGTCGAGGGGCGCACCTATGTCACCGGCAATCTGAACGGCAACAGCTCCAACTATCAGATCCGCACGCCTTCGGACGCGACCGTTTCCGGCCTTCCGGGGCTGACCGTGGTCGGCGACGTGACCGGAGGGGCCAAGAATCTCAACAACGGTTCGGGCGCAGTGATCGGCGGCAATGTCGACAGCGGGTTCAATCTGAACGGCGCGCCGCAGACAGTGAAGGTCGGCGGCACGATTTCCAACACCAACGTCAATTCGAACACTGTCAATTCGGGGCTGGCGGCAAGCGATCCAGCGTTCATGTCCGATCTGCAGCTACAGGCGAGCGTGCTCGATTCGAGCCTGCATGATCTGTCGCACGACCTGGCGGGCCTCGATGCCAACAGCACGGCGACGTTCAGCGGCAATCGCGGCACCTTCGATGCCACGCCGGGCGCTGATGGCGTGGCGGTGTTCAGCATCGACGCCGCCGATCTCGACAGCATCGGCGAGATTCAGTTCAACACCAACGGCGCCGACACGGTGGTCGTCAATGTCGCGGGCGCCGACATCAATCTGAACGACAATTTTCTGGGCGGGACCAGCGGTCTCGGCGAAAACGTCATCTGGAATTTCAGCGAGGCCGAGACGCTCGACCTGTCGACTGCCTGGGGCGGATCGGTCCTGGCGCCCGATGCCGACGCCCATACCCGGAATTATGTCGAAGGATCGGCGGTGTTCGGCAATCTGGTGCAGGATGGCGAGTTCCATCTCGGCACCTATGCGGGCGGCTATAACCCGCCGAGCAATCCCGGCGGTGGCGGCGATCCAACGCCGGTGCCCGAACCGGGTACGATGCTGTTGTTCCTGATCGGCGCGGGCGGGCTGTTCTATGTCGCCCGCCGTCAGCGGAAGACCGCGGCGGCCTGA
- a CDS encoding valine--tRNA ligase, translating into MSELPKTFDPAEIEKRWYTHWEDEGLFRPDRPNAEPWTLVNPPPNVTGSLHIGHALDNTLQDILVRHARLQGKDARWVVGTDHAGIATQMVVERQLNEKQDKRTNYTREQFVDMVWKWKEESGGQITGQLRRLGCSMDWANERFTMDDGFSKAVLKVFVDLYNQGLLYRDKRLVNWDPGLGTAISDLEVETIEVKGGFWRFSYPLADGSGSIEVATTRPETMLADMAVAVHPEDERYTALVGKQIRLPITGRLIPIVADEHADPELGSGAVKITPGHDFNDFEVGKRAGMKPADMLNMLDAKAAVTQTADGLIPDEYLGLDRFEARTLVVKRLKELGCLIPHVVKDKEGNETEADFEPRTIQTPYGDRSNVVIEPWLTDQWYVDAKTLAGPAIDAVKSGAINMVPKSWEKTFFHWMENIQPWCVSRQLWWGHRIPAWYGPSVTPLGYDFVNPKHFVAETEEAATELAREYYVQFVEEEFEIKTFGRQVEADVHVKSYHREIPLWRDEDVLDTWFSSALWPFATMGWPEPGEWEARYPNSVLISGFDILFFWDARMMMQGLHFLKEVPFKTLYLHGLVRAADGSKMSKSKGNTVDPLGLIDQYGADALRFFMAAMESQGRDIKMDEKRVEGYRNFATKLWNAARFCQSNGIGASSTIEPPVADLAVNRWIIAETVACVQAMDLAFADLRFDGAANAIYQFVWSRFCDWYLELIKPVLQGGDAPGSFSGDEMREAAGAQGEVAETRAVAGWVLDQILVMLHPFMPFITEELWSKTGKREHDLIVAQWPMADARALDPDAAREIDWLIELVSEIRAARTEVNVPPGARLPLHVADASELTLARLQRQGSALARLARVDVASGTAPAGGALQVVVDEATFALPIGDVVDLDAERARLTKAIAAAEKERDSLGKRLENPAFVEKAKPEAVEKARTDFADKAAEAERLSAALQRLG; encoded by the coding sequence ATGAGTGAATTGCCCAAAACCTTCGATCCGGCCGAGATCGAGAAGCGCTGGTATACCCATTGGGAAGATGAGGGGCTGTTCCGGCCCGATCGCCCGAATGCCGAGCCGTGGACGCTGGTAAACCCGCCGCCCAACGTGACGGGCAGCCTGCATATCGGCCATGCGCTAGACAATACGCTGCAGGACATTCTCGTCCGCCATGCGCGGCTGCAGGGCAAGGACGCGCGCTGGGTGGTCGGCACCGATCATGCCGGCATCGCGACGCAGATGGTGGTCGAGCGCCAGCTCAACGAAAAGCAGGACAAGCGCACCAACTATACCCGCGAACAATTCGTCGACATGGTGTGGAAGTGGAAGGAAGAGAGCGGCGGGCAGATCACCGGCCAGCTCCGCCGCCTCGGCTGCTCGATGGACTGGGCGAACGAACGCTTCACCATGGACGATGGCTTTTCGAAGGCCGTGCTCAAGGTGTTCGTCGACCTCTATAATCAGGGCCTGCTCTATCGCGACAAGCGCCTGGTGAACTGGGACCCGGGCCTCGGCACCGCGATCAGCGATCTCGAAGTCGAGACGATCGAAGTGAAGGGCGGCTTCTGGCGTTTTTCCTATCCGCTCGCCGACGGCAGCGGCAGCATCGAAGTCGCCACCACGCGCCCCGAAACGATGCTCGCCGACATGGCGGTGGCGGTGCATCCCGAGGATGAGCGCTATACCGCGCTGGTCGGCAAGCAGATCCGCCTGCCGATCACCGGGCGCCTCATTCCCATCGTCGCTGACGAACATGCCGACCCCGAACTGGGTTCGGGCGCGGTGAAGATCACGCCGGGGCATGACTTCAACGACTTCGAAGTCGGCAAGCGCGCCGGGATGAAGCCCGCCGACATGCTCAATATGCTCGATGCCAAGGCTGCTGTGACGCAGACCGCGGACGGGCTGATCCCCGATGAATATCTCGGCCTGGACCGGTTCGAGGCGCGCACGCTGGTCGTGAAGCGCCTCAAGGAGCTCGGCTGCCTGATCCCGCATGTCGTGAAGGACAAGGAAGGCAACGAAACCGAAGCGGATTTCGAACCGCGCACGATCCAGACGCCCTATGGCGACCGGTCGAACGTGGTGATCGAGCCGTGGCTGACCGACCAATGGTATGTCGATGCCAAGACGCTGGCCGGCCCCGCAATCGATGCGGTCAAGTCCGGCGCGATCAACATGGTGCCGAAGAGCTGGGAAAAGACCTTCTTCCACTGGATGGAGAATATCCAGCCGTGGTGCGTCAGCCGCCAGTTGTGGTGGGGGCACCGGATTCCGGCCTGGTATGGGCCATCAGTCACTCCTCTCGGGTATGACTTTGTAAATCCAAAGCATTTCGTGGCCGAAACTGAGGAAGCCGCGACCGAGCTCGCTCGTGAATATTATGTTCAATTCGTCGAAGAAGAATTTGAGATTAAAACGTTCGGTCGGCAGGTTGAAGCGGACGTTCACGTAAAGTCATACCACCGTGAGATTCCTCTCTGGCGAGACGAGGACGTCCTCGACACCTGGTTCTCCTCCGCGCTCTGGCCGTTCGCGACGATGGGCTGGCCGGAACCGGGCGAGTGGGAGGCGCGCTATCCCAACAGCGTGCTCATTTCCGGCTTCGACATCCTGTTCTTCTGGGATGCGCGGATGATGATGCAGGGGCTGCACTTCCTGAAGGAAGTGCCGTTCAAGACCCTGTATTTGCACGGTTTGGTTCGCGCCGCGGACGGATCGAAAATGTCCAAGTCCAAGGGCAATACCGTCGATCCGCTCGGCCTGATCGATCAATATGGCGCCGATGCGCTGCGCTTCTTCATGGCGGCGATGGAAAGCCAGGGCCGCGACATCAAGATGGATGAGAAGCGCGTCGAAGGCTATCGCAACTTCGCGACCAAGCTGTGGAACGCGGCGCGCTTCTGTCAGTCGAACGGCATCGGCGCGAGCAGCACGATCGAGCCGCCGGTCGCCGATCTCGCGGTCAATCGCTGGATCATTGCCGAGACGGTGGCGTGCGTGCAGGCGATGGACCTCGCCTTCGCCGACTTGCGCTTCGACGGCGCGGCGAACGCGATCTACCAGTTCGTGTGGAGCCGCTTCTGCGACTGGTATCTCGAACTGATCAAGCCGGTGCTGCAGGGCGGCGATGCCCCCGGGAGTTTCTCGGGCGACGAAATGCGCGAAGCCGCCGGGGCGCAGGGCGAAGTCGCCGAAACGCGCGCGGTGGCGGGCTGGGTGCTCGATCAGATCCTCGTCATGCTCCACCCGTTCATGCCCTTCATCACCGAAGAGCTGTGGTCGAAAACCGGCAAGCGCGAGCATGACCTGATCGTCGCGCAGTGGCCGATGGCGGATGCGCGCGCGCTCGATCCCGACGCGGCGCGTGAAATCGACTGGCTGATCGAGCTGGTGAGCGAAATCCGCGCGGCGCGCACCGAAGTGAATGTGCCGCCGGGCGCCCGCCTGCCGCTCCATGTCGCCGATGCGTCGGAACTGACGCTGGCCCGGCTTCAGCGGCAGGGCTCGGCGCTGGCGCGGCTGGCACGCGTCGATGTCGCGAGCGGCACGGCGCCGGCGGGTGGCGCGCTGCAGGTGGTGGTCGATGAAGCGACCTTCGCGCTGCCGATCGGCGACGTCGTCGATCTCGACGCCGAACGCGCGCGTCTGACCAAGGCGATCGCGGCGGCGGAGAAGGAGCGCGACAGCCTCGGCAAGCGGCTGGAAAACCCGGCCTTTGTTGAAAAGGCCAAGCCCGAAGCGGTGGAAAAGGCCCGCACCGATTTCGCCGACAAGGCGGCGGAGGCGGAGCGGCTGAGCGCGGCGCTGCAGCGGCTCGGTTAG
- the cysS gene encoding cysteine--tRNA ligase, translating into MQQHPLRLYNSFSRSFERFEPLDPAAGVRVYSCGPTVYSDPHLGNLRAYVFTDTLSRVLRWKGYALTHVLNITDVGHLTSDADAGDDKMEAAAKARAMSAWDIAEHYTGVFKRNLADLNIAPPTYMPTATSCIDEMLDFAKKIAPDHCYEIASGLYFDSTTVPDYGRLAGVRDDAGEGRIDPVEGKRHPQDFAIWRKTPPGETRQMEWDSPWGKGAPGWHLECSVMGRMYLGLPFDIHTGGIDHREIHHVNEIAQNQAFCDCADSGARFWMHNNFLVDRSGKMSKSKGGIATLDGLIARGVHPLAYRLMCLSAHYRSELEFSTDNLAAALTRLQRLVIAVRKHLPDPVEAVADGAARAEGHPAARFVAALDEAVSDDLNTPRALPALEELLAQKRMPAEARIEALAEFDAVLGLKLLSLTRSDLRVRPESAGLTADEVEARLAERREARAAKDFARSDAIRDDLTAAGIEVMDGDPMGWDWRPEL; encoded by the coding sequence ATGCAGCAACATCCGCTTCGCCTTTATAACTCATTCAGTCGCTCGTTCGAGCGGTTCGAACCACTCGATCCTGCGGCAGGTGTGCGCGTCTATTCCTGCGGGCCGACGGTCTATTCCGATCCGCATCTGGGCAATCTGCGCGCCTATGTCTTCACCGATACGCTGAGCCGCGTGCTGCGGTGGAAGGGCTATGCGCTCACCCATGTTCTCAACATCACAGATGTCGGTCACCTGACGTCCGACGCCGATGCCGGCGACGACAAGATGGAAGCCGCCGCCAAGGCGCGTGCGATGAGCGCATGGGATATCGCCGAACATTATACCGGGGTGTTCAAACGCAACCTAGCCGATCTCAACATCGCACCGCCCACATACATGCCGACGGCAACGAGCTGCATCGACGAAATGCTCGATTTCGCGAAGAAGATCGCGCCCGACCATTGCTACGAGATCGCCAGCGGCCTCTATTTCGACAGCACGACCGTGCCTGACTACGGCAGGCTGGCCGGCGTGCGCGACGACGCCGGCGAGGGCCGCATCGATCCGGTGGAGGGAAAGCGCCATCCCCAGGATTTCGCGATCTGGCGCAAGACGCCGCCCGGCGAGACGCGCCAGATGGAATGGGATTCGCCCTGGGGCAAGGGCGCGCCGGGCTGGCATCTCGAATGTTCGGTGATGGGGCGCATGTATCTGGGCCTGCCGTTCGACATCCATACCGGCGGGATCGACCATCGCGAGATCCACCACGTCAATGAAATCGCCCAGAATCAGGCTTTCTGCGACTGCGCGGACAGCGGCGCACGCTTCTGGATGCACAATAATTTCCTGGTCGACCGGTCGGGCAAGATGTCGAAGTCCAAGGGCGGCATCGCGACGCTGGACGGCCTGATCGCGCGCGGCGTGCATCCGCTCGCCTATCGCCTGATGTGCCTTTCGGCGCATTATCGCAGCGAGCTGGAATTCAGCACCGACAATCTGGCCGCCGCGCTCACGCGGTTGCAGCGGCTGGTGATTGCCGTGCGCAAGCATCTTCCCGATCCGGTGGAAGCAGTTGCCGACGGCGCGGCGCGGGCCGAGGGGCATCCCGCCGCGCGCTTCGTTGCCGCGCTCGACGAAGCGGTGTCGGACGATCTCAACACGCCCCGCGCCCTGCCCGCGCTCGAGGAACTGCTGGCGCAGAAGCGAATGCCCGCCGAAGCACGGATCGAGGCGCTGGCGGAATTCGATGCCGTACTCGGGCTGAAGCTGCTGTCGCTGACGCGAAGCGACCTGCGTGTCCGCCCCGAAAGCGCCGGCCTGACCGCCGACGAAGTCGAGGCACGGCTCGCCGAACGCCGCGAAGCGCGCGCAGCAAAGGATTTTGCCCGTTCCGACGCGATCCGCGACGACCTCACCGCCGCGGGCATCGAAGTGATGGACGGCGATCCGATGGGCTGGGACTGGCGGCCCGAGCTATAG